One window of Elusimicrobiota bacterium genomic DNA carries:
- a CDS encoding sulfatase encodes MGTSLLLLTVLSSSAWSAEPAASTVTVRGIVLVVVDTLRADRVGAASGGSGRGTPELDRFAGGAAVFTAARSPSSWSLPAALTLMTSMLPSRHGVLNRYRDFLAEPPVPARLKDERPDARTLAEVLRAAGWRTAAFTGGAGWAGESGLGAGFEVFDDSPTFSGFERTVPAALRWLDAVKPGERFFLLVHGYDVHPYYPGRLPAALLARHKTLRAAHIEGKPVEASAEEKRALTQSYDQAVAAMDRRLAPLLGRLSRREASDTAVVFTGDHGEELFDHGGVDHGMTLFEEVLRVPLLVRAPGLRPRRVAAAVGLIDLMPTLLDLAGVSGDAALGSQMEGVSLRPFLEGSPLELDTFAETDYLLSTALRAVATHDGWKGIWDRSARRTALYRLAEDPGERRDLSQQLTAEAAGLEQRLWNLSASSGPVKENPSAAWRRTLDSMRAQGALPLIDLSSTFDAFDLNPAPLAERLQELGVALIGVTCEEPDLDSALGPCASRAAAERSAVFIPLPTGDLPHYRLSRRAADPDLLWQELRAAASRGAPALGPMHFRIEPRGSRDSEPAPSSPPDADLVERVFTFCAQSKVVQQIVGEADDRFLPALEKLLAEHPEARVIWARASGSPVGAEAAARSAVLARGLLERHPNLYLDLSLRAVGRGAPEDLRDPYLAADGRLYPGWKRLIEQQPWRFLSALGIYPRTMAQLPGAVARQRDILGQLAPEARAIVAYKAAWRLLFDEDL; translated from the coding sequence GACCGCGTGGGCGCCGCCTCCGGCGGCAGCGGCCGCGGCACGCCGGAGCTGGACCGCTTCGCCGGCGGGGCCGCGGTGTTCACCGCCGCCCGCAGCCCCTCTTCCTGGTCGCTGCCGGCCGCCCTGACGCTGATGACCTCCATGCTGCCCTCCCGCCACGGCGTGCTCAACCGCTATCGGGACTTCCTGGCCGAGCCGCCGGTTCCTGCCCGCCTCAAGGACGAGCGGCCCGATGCGCGCACTCTGGCCGAGGTCCTGCGCGCCGCGGGCTGGCGCACCGCGGCCTTCACGGGCGGTGCGGGCTGGGCCGGCGAGAGCGGGCTGGGGGCCGGCTTCGAGGTGTTCGACGACTCGCCGACATTTTCGGGCTTCGAGCGCACGGTGCCCGCGGCCCTGCGCTGGCTGGACGCCGTAAAGCCCGGGGAGCGGTTCTTCCTGCTGGTCCATGGCTATGATGTGCACCCCTACTATCCGGGCCGGCTGCCCGCGGCCCTCCTGGCGCGTCACAAGACCCTGCGCGCCGCCCACATCGAGGGCAAGCCCGTCGAGGCGTCCGCCGAGGAGAAGCGGGCGCTGACTCAGTCCTACGACCAGGCCGTCGCGGCCATGGACCGGCGGCTGGCTCCCCTGCTGGGCCGGCTGTCGCGGCGGGAAGCGTCGGACACGGCCGTCGTGTTCACGGGAGACCACGGCGAGGAGCTTTTCGACCATGGCGGCGTGGACCATGGGATGACCCTGTTCGAGGAGGTCCTGAGGGTCCCGCTTCTGGTCCGCGCGCCGGGCCTGCGGCCCCGCCGCGTCGCGGCCGCGGTCGGCCTGATAGACCTCATGCCCACGCTCCTGGACCTCGCCGGAGTCTCCGGGGACGCGGCCTTGGGCTCGCAGATGGAAGGCGTGAGCCTGCGGCCGTTCTTGGAGGGCAGCCCTCTGGAGCTGGACACTTTCGCGGAGACCGACTATCTGCTCAGCACCGCTTTGAGAGCCGTGGCGACGCACGACGGCTGGAAGGGGATATGGGACCGCTCCGCCCGCCGTACGGCCCTGTACCGGCTGGCCGAGGACCCCGGCGAACGCCGCGACCTCTCGCAGCAGCTGACTGCCGAAGCGGCGGGCCTGGAGCAAAGGCTCTGGAACCTGAGCGCCTCATCCGGCCCGGTCAAGGAGAATCCCTCAGCCGCCTGGCGGCGGACCCTCGACTCCATGCGGGCCCAGGGCGCCCTGCCGCTCATCGACCTCTCTTCCACCTTCGATGCCTTCGACCTCAACCCGGCGCCTCTGGCCGAGCGCCTGCAGGAGCTCGGCGTGGCCTTGATAGGCGTGACCTGCGAGGAGCCCGATCTGGATTCGGCGCTGGGGCCCTGCGCGAGCCGGGCCGCGGCCGAACGGTCCGCCGTGTTCATCCCCCTGCCCACCGGCGACCTGCCGCATTACCGGCTGTCCCGGCGCGCTGCGGATCCCGACCTTCTCTGGCAAGAGCTCAGGGCCGCGGCCAGCCGGGGAGCGCCGGCCCTGGGGCCGATGCATTTCCGGATCGAGCCCCGGGGCAGCCGCGACAGTGAGCCGGCCCCGTCTTCGCCGCCGGACGCGGACCTCGTCGAAAGGGTCTTCACCTTCTGCGCGCAGAGCAAAGTGGTCCAGCAGATCGTCGGCGAAGCGGATGACCGGTTCCTGCCCGCGCTGGAGAAGCTGCTCGCGGAGCATCCCGAGGCCCGGGTCATATGGGCGCGCGCCAGCGGGTCTCCCGTCGGAGCGGAGGCGGCGGCCCGGAGCGCCGTGTTGGCGCGGGGTCTGCTGGAGCGCCACCCCAACCTCTATCTGGATCTGTCTCTGCGGGCCGTCGGCCGCGGAGCGCCGGAAGACCTACGGGATCCCTACCTGGCGGCCGATGGACGGCTCTATCCCGGCTGGAAGCGGCTCATCGAGCAGCAGCCATGGCGGTTCCTGTCGGCATTGGGCATCTATCCCCGCACCATGGCGCAGCTGCCCGGGGCCGTGGCCCGGCAGCGCGACATCCTGGGCCAGCTGGCCCCCGAGGCGCGCGCGATCGTGGCCTACAAAGCGGCTTGGAGACTCCTCTTCGATGAAGACCTTTGA
- a CDS encoding alkaline phosphatase → MILSSVLTILLSAAAAAPERPKNAILLLVDGLSWGQLQLALDDARLRGTRLALQDILDAGHTAYCQTAPLGALVVESGAGASAVSGGRPIANRMLGKLPDGTDVPGILELAKRDGKSTGLVTTARLTHATPAGFLSHMRLRDDEYEIADQIADSGHDVLLGGGRSYFLPSAVAKARARGTTVLFHADELEQAPSGPLLGLLNEDSFPYAIDGESGPGRETVPSLERMTTLALERLSRNPKGFILVVNSRLVDELSHYNDAAGVLAEMGRTDRTAAILRDFARAHPDTSLIVTTNHDSGGMGMMWQAYPAKFGGPDELARMRGQKASAQMMFAEVRRRELAGEKRDGALVRSVVAPKLASGVVLSDADYEALAKSLSIGPKGAAFTYAPAAREFSRVMVPHYLMGWVDGTHTSSAVPCFGMGPGTEALKGLLHHSAVSGVMQTALSGPAHQ, encoded by the coding sequence ATGATACTTTCATCCGTCCTGACAATCCTTCTGAGCGCCGCCGCCGCCGCTCCCGAGAGGCCCAAGAACGCCATCCTCCTCCTTGTCGACGGCCTCTCCTGGGGCCAGCTCCAGCTCGCCCTCGACGACGCGCGCCTGCGCGGGACCCGGCTGGCTTTGCAGGACATCCTCGACGCCGGGCACACGGCCTACTGCCAGACCGCGCCCCTGGGCGCCTTGGTCGTGGAGTCCGGAGCCGGCGCATCCGCCGTCTCGGGAGGCCGCCCGATCGCCAACCGCATGCTGGGCAAGCTGCCGGACGGCACGGACGTTCCCGGCATCCTCGAACTGGCCAAGCGCGACGGCAAGTCCACGGGCCTGGTCACGACCGCGCGCCTGACCCATGCGACCCCGGCCGGCTTCCTGTCCCACATGCGCCTGCGCGACGACGAGTACGAGATCGCGGACCAGATCGCGGACTCCGGCCACGACGTGCTCCTGGGCGGCGGTCGGTCCTATTTCCTGCCCTCGGCCGTGGCCAAGGCCCGCGCCCGCGGCACCACGGTCCTCTTCCACGCCGACGAGCTGGAGCAGGCCCCCTCGGGCCCGCTGCTGGGGCTGCTCAACGAGGACTCCTTCCCCTACGCCATCGACGGCGAGTCCGGGCCGGGCCGCGAGACCGTGCCCAGCCTGGAGCGCATGACGACGCTGGCCCTGGAGCGCCTCTCCCGCAACCCCAAGGGCTTCATCCTGGTGGTCAACTCCCGGCTCGTAGACGAGCTCTCCCATTACAATGACGCGGCCGGCGTCCTGGCCGAGATGGGCCGCACGGACCGCACCGCCGCCATACTGCGCGACTTCGCGCGCGCGCACCCGGACACATCTCTGATCGTCACTACGAACCACGACTCCGGTGGAATGGGCATGATGTGGCAGGCGTATCCGGCGAAATTCGGCGGCCCGGACGAACTGGCGCGCATGCGCGGGCAGAAAGCGTCGGCCCAGATGATGTTCGCCGAAGTGCGCCGCCGGGAACTGGCCGGGGAGAAGCGCGACGGGGCCTTGGTGCGCAGCGTGGTCGCCCCGAAGCTCGCCTCGGGAGTGGTCCTGAGCGACGCGGACTACGAAGCTTTGGCCAAGTCCCTGTCGATAGGCCCCAAGGGCGCCGCCTTCACCTACGCCCCGGCGGCGCGGGAATTCTCACGGGTCATGGTGCCCCACTACCTCATGGGCTGGGTGGACGGCACGCACACGAGCTCGGCCGTGCCCTGCTTCGGCATGGGGCCGGGCACCGAGGCCTTGAAGGGGCTTCTGCATCACTCCGCGGTCTCCGGCGTGATGCAGACCGCTCTGTCAGGCCCGGCTCACCAGTAG
- a CDS encoding sulfatase-like hydrolase/transferase, giving the protein MVNQARSLPLLLALLAAFSPLRAAAPAAPRGIVLLDLVGLPAEQSALEREAPGAVVFAQAVAQGGAAAPSAASLLASQYVQNHGLVAPGDHISTAAATMAEALGRAGYATAGFAADAGLDLQAGLARGFAVAGFQAESSSTAFRQARDGALRWLAAQRGPFFLYLHGARPAPESLEAVRALRQAAPAGSWLILTAGVGPGGGPELGERSVHVPLLIWSPGLKPRRVAEVVRLVDLGPALLEWAKAAVPDSFQGASLAPLAEGGSAAPRYGFSASGTQPGKPTLFSIRDGGWQMIYDKASGEARLFDLKADPDMKTDLSESRPDIGLDLTQRLMRHLRETKSSGRRGEQLSPELLRQMREKGYW; this is encoded by the coding sequence ATGGTGAACCAAGCCCGGTCTTTGCCCCTTCTGCTGGCGCTCTTGGCCGCGTTTTCGCCCCTGCGGGCCGCCGCCCCGGCCGCGCCCCGAGGCATCGTGCTCCTGGACCTCGTCGGGCTCCCCGCTGAGCAGTCCGCCCTGGAGCGCGAAGCCCCGGGCGCCGTGGTCTTCGCGCAGGCCGTCGCGCAGGGAGGCGCCGCCGCTCCGAGCGCGGCTTCCTTGCTCGCCTCCCAGTACGTGCAGAACCACGGCCTCGTGGCGCCCGGGGACCACATCTCCACGGCGGCCGCGACCATGGCCGAGGCTCTGGGCCGAGCCGGCTACGCCACCGCGGGCTTCGCCGCCGACGCCGGTCTCGACCTCCAGGCCGGCCTGGCGCGCGGCTTCGCCGTGGCCGGGTTCCAGGCCGAGTCATCCTCCACCGCGTTCCGGCAGGCCCGGGACGGGGCCTTGCGCTGGCTCGCGGCGCAGCGCGGGCCGTTCTTCCTCTACCTACACGGCGCGCGCCCCGCGCCGGAATCCCTGGAGGCCGTCCGCGCGCTGCGCCAGGCCGCCCCGGCCGGGTCTTGGCTCATCCTCACGGCCGGCGTCGGCCCGGGCGGCGGACCGGAGCTGGGCGAGCGCTCCGTGCACGTGCCCCTGCTCATCTGGAGCCCTGGCCTCAAGCCCCGCCGCGTGGCGGAGGTGGTGCGCCTGGTCGACCTGGGCCCCGCCTTGCTGGAATGGGCCAAGGCCGCGGTGCCCGATTCGTTCCAGGGCGCCAGCCTCGCGCCTCTGGCCGAGGGCGGCTCCGCCGCGCCCCGCTACGGCTTCAGCGCCTCCGGGACCCAGCCCGGGAAACCCACGCTCTTCTCCATCCGCGACGGGGGCTGGCAGATGATCTACGACAAGGCCAGCGGGGAGGCGCGCCTATTCGACCTCAAGGCCGACCCGGACATGAAGACCGACCTGTCCGAGAGCCGGCCCGACATCGGCCTGGACCTCACCCAACGGCTGATGCGCCACCTCCGGGAGACCAAGTCCTCGGGCCGGCGCGGCGAGCAGCTCTCGCCGGAGCTCCTGCGCCAGATGCGGGAGAAAGGCTACTGGTGA
- a CDS encoding extracellular solute-binding protein gives MRGAMLRALFLAVVAAASVRAEDERLVVWYAGTHALHPALAAAFMAAHPKIRVELIQLGGPSLTARFTADEERGVHAADAFSTGLTESYPGLRARGWLADLRSLPHWGELPAWAKDPRGTYAFFHVLRHCLAVNTELVPPQRRPRSYAELSEPRWKDQVALVDPDTGGTGIYLARFAAAQPGLGLAWLTRLRANGARLFFQSGQLTEAVASGRRAVGLDRDVEVAEARRAGAPIECVFASDGLPLQFTAVAVNSRAPHPRAARLFADWLISAEGRRVVTQAGFLAPRGRRPQAVWPKAWVLDIESLKDAEVKAFAGRVSQALKGPSGGR, from the coding sequence ATGAGGGGCGCGATGCTGCGCGCGCTGTTCCTGGCGGTCGTGGCCGCCGCATCCGTCCGGGCCGAGGACGAAAGATTGGTGGTCTGGTATGCCGGCACCCATGCCTTGCATCCGGCCCTGGCCGCGGCTTTCATGGCCGCCCACCCCAAAATCCGCGTGGAGCTCATCCAGCTGGGCGGTCCGTCCCTCACCGCGAGGTTCACCGCCGATGAGGAGCGGGGCGTGCATGCCGCGGACGCCTTCTCCACGGGCCTGACCGAGAGCTATCCCGGCCTGCGCGCGCGGGGCTGGCTCGCCGACCTGCGCAGCCTGCCGCATTGGGGAGAACTGCCGGCCTGGGCCAAGGACCCCCGCGGGACCTACGCGTTCTTCCACGTCCTGCGCCACTGCCTGGCGGTCAACACCGAACTGGTTCCGCCGCAGCGCCGGCCGCGCTCCTACGCGGAGCTCTCCGAGCCGCGGTGGAAGGACCAGGTCGCCTTGGTCGACCCGGATACGGGAGGCACGGGCATCTACCTAGCCCGCTTCGCCGCGGCCCAGCCCGGATTGGGACTGGCTTGGCTGACGCGCCTGCGGGCCAACGGCGCCCGGCTGTTCTTCCAGAGCGGACAGCTCACCGAGGCCGTGGCCAGCGGACGGCGCGCCGTGGGCTTGGACCGCGACGTGGAGGTCGCCGAGGCGCGCCGCGCCGGCGCCCCGATCGAGTGCGTCTTCGCCTCGGACGGCCTGCCCCTGCAGTTCACCGCCGTGGCCGTCAACTCTCGGGCCCCGCATCCGCGGGCGGCGCGGCTGTTCGCGGACTGGCTGATCTCGGCCGAGGGCCGCAGGGTCGTGACCCAGGCCGGCTTCCTGGCTCCCCGGGGCAGGCGCCCGCAGGCCGTCTGGCCCAAGGCCTGGGTCCTGGACATCGAGTCCCTCAAAGACGCCGAGGTCAAGGCCTTCGCGGGCCGGGTCTCGCAGGCGCTCAAGGGGCCGTCGGGGGGACGATGA
- a CDS encoding ABC transporter ATP-binding protein — protein sequence MSSCRVAIEGVSLDLGASRILREVDLVLEKGKLTALLGPSGAGKTTLLKVLAGLERPCSGRVRAGDLAWSDAATGLFVEAAARGVGLVFQSYALWPHLSAFENAAFPLRVRRVPQAQIEARVAAAFDLVRLPRAAQGREPAGLSGGEQQRVALARALVYEPALLLLDEPLANLDAPNREDLRADMRRLQRRTGVTALYVTHDQGEALAMADQLAVMDGGRIVETGEPRALYERADSALVARFLGARNELRGVRRGGAVVLEGGVTLEEPAPEGARDGEAVVALLRPDELELAVPGSGRQGWEGEVASVEFAGDRVRVGLEGGVRLAIDVPASCAPVPGQRVVAVARPGRARIYPA from the coding sequence ATGAGCTCCTGCCGCGTCGCTATCGAGGGCGTGTCCTTGGACCTGGGCGCGTCGCGCATCCTGCGGGAGGTGGACTTGGTCCTGGAAAAGGGCAAGTTGACCGCCCTGCTGGGACCTTCGGGCGCGGGCAAGACGACCTTGCTCAAGGTCCTGGCCGGCTTGGAACGGCCTTGCTCCGGGCGTGTGCGCGCCGGGGACCTGGCCTGGAGCGACGCGGCCACCGGGCTCTTCGTGGAGGCGGCGGCGCGCGGCGTGGGCCTGGTGTTCCAGTCTTATGCGCTCTGGCCGCATCTCAGCGCGTTCGAGAATGCGGCCTTCCCGCTGCGGGTGCGCCGGGTCCCGCAGGCGCAGATCGAAGCGCGCGTGGCGGCGGCCTTCGACCTGGTGCGCCTGCCGCGAGCGGCGCAAGGCCGCGAGCCGGCCGGGCTCTCGGGCGGCGAACAGCAGCGCGTGGCCCTGGCCCGGGCGCTGGTCTATGAGCCCGCATTGCTGCTCCTGGACGAGCCGCTGGCCAACCTCGATGCTCCCAACCGGGAGGACCTGCGCGCGGACATGCGCCGTCTGCAGAGGCGCACCGGCGTGACCGCGCTTTACGTGACCCACGACCAAGGCGAGGCCCTGGCCATGGCCGATCAGCTTGCGGTCATGGACGGGGGCCGGATCGTGGAGACGGGAGAGCCCCGGGCGCTCTACGAGAGGGCCGACAGCGCGCTCGTCGCGCGCTTCTTGGGCGCGCGCAACGAACTGCGCGGCGTGCGCCGGGGCGGCGCGGTGGTCTTGGAGGGCGGGGTGACGCTGGAGGAGCCGGCGCCCGAGGGCGCGCGCGACGGCGAGGCGGTGGTGGCGCTGCTGAGGCCCGACGAGCTGGAGCTCGCCGTCCCCGGCTCCGGCCGCCAGGGCTGGGAGGGGGAGGTCGCCTCCGTGGAGTTCGCCGGCGACCGGGTCCGGGTCGGCCTGGAGGGCGGAGTGCGCCTGGCCATCGACGTCCCGGCCTCCTGCGCGCCGGTCCCGGGGCAGCGCGTCGTGGCCGTGGCGCGGCCCGGCCGCGCCAGGATCTATCCGGCATGA
- a CDS encoding ABC transporter permease subunit, whose translation MKRGQAAALVCTALLLLVTAYPAAWLAFRALRDSSGAWTLANLRTVFDTARLREGAVNTLLLALVGAAFAVVSGGGLAALAARTDAAGRALIRPLALAPYLVPPIVASLAWIVLADGQGGLLNALLAWTGCGLRVEIFSFWGVALVGGLVCSPAAFLILHEAFAGLDGELEEVARVCGASGLVVWRRVILPAVWPALAAAGLLCALLCVAQFGVQAPIGMPANVWTLSTLIYSTSLVGPVDLGLASAMALLLAAAGAVLLLLQRAVVRRAAPRRANARPARRLALGLWRWPVAGLLALYAAVALLLPYGALLLRSLRPFNIHAGMSAQQLLSGWDAGVWAQLARDEVVRRAFGHSFVLATATAALSCLLGAVGGWVLYRGRSRGRDLLEGLFLTTPALSGVVVGLAVLLAFGGAPFWLYGTYLILLVAYVAREAATGLKAAESALRTTPAELDDAARVCGAGGLQLARRIWWPLLRPALAAGAALSFIAAFREVGASSMLYSHGREVLGSLLMVVWQDGRYQDLAALALAGGLAAMLGSALVYRVVRGPIACAAARRTSASWS comes from the coding sequence ATGAAGCGGGGCCAGGCCGCCGCCCTCGTCTGCACGGCCTTGCTGCTGCTCGTGACCGCCTATCCCGCGGCCTGGCTGGCGTTCCGGGCGCTGCGAGATTCCTCAGGGGCCTGGACGCTGGCGAACCTGCGCACCGTGTTCGACACGGCGCGCCTGCGCGAGGGCGCGGTCAACACTCTGCTCCTGGCCTTGGTCGGCGCCGCGTTCGCGGTGGTCTCGGGCGGCGGGCTTGCGGCCTTGGCGGCGCGCACCGACGCCGCCGGCCGCGCCTTGATCCGGCCGCTGGCTTTGGCGCCCTACCTGGTCCCGCCCATCGTGGCCTCGCTGGCCTGGATCGTGCTGGCCGACGGACAGGGGGGGCTGCTCAACGCGCTCCTGGCCTGGACCGGCTGCGGCCTGCGCGTGGAGATCTTCTCCTTCTGGGGCGTGGCGCTCGTGGGGGGCCTGGTCTGCTCGCCGGCCGCCTTCCTCATCCTGCACGAGGCTTTCGCGGGCCTGGACGGCGAACTGGAGGAGGTCGCCCGCGTCTGCGGGGCGTCCGGGCTCGTGGTTTGGAGGCGCGTGATCTTGCCCGCGGTCTGGCCCGCGCTGGCCGCGGCGGGCCTGCTCTGCGCCCTGCTGTGCGTCGCCCAGTTCGGGGTCCAGGCTCCTATCGGCATGCCCGCCAACGTCTGGACTTTGAGCACCTTGATCTATTCCACCAGCCTGGTCGGACCAGTGGACCTGGGGCTGGCCTCGGCCATGGCCCTGCTCCTGGCCGCCGCGGGCGCGGTGCTGCTGCTCCTGCAGCGCGCCGTGGTCCGGCGCGCCGCGCCCCGTCGCGCCAACGCCCGGCCGGCCCGCAGGCTGGCTTTGGGCCTCTGGCGCTGGCCCGTGGCCGGACTTTTGGCTCTCTACGCGGCCGTGGCCTTGCTCCTTCCCTATGGGGCGCTTCTGCTTCGTTCCTTGCGGCCGTTCAACATCCATGCCGGCATGAGCGCGCAGCAACTGCTCTCCGGCTGGGACGCCGGGGTGTGGGCGCAGCTGGCGCGCGACGAGGTGGTGCGTCGCGCCTTCGGGCACAGCTTCGTCCTGGCGACGGCTACGGCCGCGCTCTCCTGCCTGTTGGGCGCGGTCGGGGGCTGGGTCCTCTACCGGGGCCGGTCCCGGGGCCGGGACCTGCTCGAAGGGCTTTTCCTGACGACGCCGGCCCTTTCCGGGGTGGTGGTGGGCCTGGCCGTGCTCCTCGCCTTCGGCGGCGCGCCGTTCTGGCTCTACGGCACCTATCTCATTTTGCTCGTCGCTTATGTGGCGCGCGAGGCGGCGACCGGGCTCAAGGCCGCCGAATCGGCCCTCAGGACGACCCCCGCGGAGCTCGATGACGCGGCGCGGGTCTGCGGGGCCGGCGGGCTCCAACTGGCCCGGCGGATCTGGTGGCCGCTGCTGCGGCCGGCTTTGGCGGCCGGCGCGGCCCTGTCCTTCATCGCGGCCTTCCGAGAGGTGGGGGCCTCGTCCATGCTCTACAGCCACGGCCGAGAGGTGCTGGGCTCCTTGCTCATGGTGGTCTGGCAGGACGGGCGCTACCAGGACCTGGCCGCCCTGGCTTTGGCGGGCGGCCTGGCCGCAATGCTTGGTTCAGCCTTGGTCTACCGCGTGGTGCGCGGCCCCATAGCCTGCGCCGCGGCGCGGCGGACCTCGGCGTCCTGGTCCTGA
- a CDS encoding HEAT repeat domain-containing protein has protein sequence MRIFIWTAALALWGASARAAAPASSASASFLAATWEVLMYDHVDLRDGAWILQTSGLDVDGTVSQLAVILKDPAPHLGVQAAGFLALIGPRSAAAVPALAEGVLDDRSADLRFACARALGRIGQPARAAAVPLTGALKDADPVVRAAAAQALGRIGKDSAMVRQALTAATQDQDAEVRRAAAQAMGPRTTR, from the coding sequence ATGAGGATCTTCATCTGGACGGCCGCGCTGGCGCTCTGGGGCGCCTCGGCCCGCGCCGCGGCGCCCGCGTCCTCAGCCTCGGCGTCCTTCCTGGCCGCGACCTGGGAAGTGCTGATGTACGACCATGTGGACCTGCGCGACGGAGCCTGGATCCTCCAGACCTCCGGTCTGGACGTGGACGGGACGGTCTCCCAGTTGGCCGTGATCTTGAAGGACCCTGCGCCCCACCTCGGCGTCCAGGCCGCCGGCTTCCTGGCGCTCATCGGGCCGCGCTCCGCCGCGGCCGTGCCCGCCTTGGCCGAGGGCGTGCTCGACGACCGCAGCGCGGACCTGCGTTTCGCCTGCGCCCGGGCTTTGGGCCGCATCGGCCAGCCGGCCCGCGCCGCCGCCGTTCCCTTGACCGGCGCCCTCAAGGACGCCGATCCGGTGGTGCGCGCCGCGGCGGCGCAAGCCCTGGGACGCATCGGGAAGGATTCGGCCATGGTCCGCCAGGCGCTGACAGCCGCGACTCAGGACCAGGACGCCGAGGTCCGCCGCGCCGCGGCGCAGGCTATGGGGCCGCGCACCACGCGGTAG
- a CDS encoding amidohydrolase family protein, which produces MKTFDSLLRWAGALVLTLSCSAAAPPDWAARKQVWRQSLSEVRAAGRLPIIDLESSYFEAYMNPEAILSYLRGRGFAVVAWSVEDEPSRINGRGYGWWVEHWQGVLRDLEGRFPGFVLPVPSPTGVISNPPLKIGSQRVLDDMLAIAEAGSYPMLGEFFFRRYPSPRNMLTGGDWDSDLAEPIDGPIGRRLFAFSQRTAIPFQIHYETEDALIPPLEAMLRRYPRARVIWCHGGRVRRPEKAPHFTAHWSETLRRLLEEHPNLYFDVSSIDPDQAYPAGGPSSSLWWDMPGRRMKREGVKLVSDHPWRFLAALDQGVDRAGETPKLADRLMSFLESLPPRTREVVAYRAAWKLLFGEDLSASAP; this is translated from the coding sequence ATGAAGACCTTTGACTCCCTACTCCGCTGGGCCGGCGCGCTGGTCCTGACCCTGTCTTGCTCGGCCGCCGCCCCGCCGGATTGGGCCGCCCGAAAGCAGGTCTGGCGGCAGAGCCTCTCGGAGGTGCGCGCCGCGGGCCGGCTGCCCATCATAGACCTGGAGTCCTCCTATTTCGAGGCCTACATGAACCCGGAGGCCATCCTCTCCTATCTCAGGGGCCGCGGCTTCGCCGTGGTCGCCTGGTCTGTGGAGGATGAGCCGAGCCGCATCAACGGCCGCGGCTACGGCTGGTGGGTGGAGCATTGGCAGGGCGTGCTGCGGGACCTGGAGGGGCGTTTCCCCGGCTTCGTGCTGCCGGTCCCATCCCCCACGGGAGTCATCTCGAACCCCCCGCTCAAGATAGGCTCCCAGCGGGTCCTGGACGACATGCTGGCCATAGCGGAGGCCGGGAGCTACCCTATGCTCGGCGAGTTCTTCTTCCGGCGCTATCCCTCCCCCAGGAACATGTTGACCGGAGGCGACTGGGACTCGGACCTGGCCGAGCCCATCGACGGCCCCATCGGACGGCGTCTCTTCGCCTTCTCGCAGCGCACCGCCATACCGTTCCAGATCCATTACGAGACCGAGGACGCCCTCATCCCGCCCTTGGAAGCCATGCTCCGGCGCTATCCGCGCGCGCGGGTCATCTGGTGCCACGGGGGGCGGGTGCGCCGCCCGGAAAAGGCGCCGCATTTCACGGCGCATTGGAGCGAGACCTTGCGGCGTCTCCTTGAGGAGCATCCGAACCTCTATTTCGATGTCTCATCCATCGACCCGGATCAGGCCTACCCGGCCGGGGGGCCGTCCTCCTCCCTGTGGTGGGACATGCCGGGCCGGCGGATGAAGAGGGAAGGCGTCAAGCTCGTCAGCGACCATCCCTGGCGGTTCCTGGCGGCCCTGGACCAGGGTGTCGACCGGGCCGGGGAGACCCCAAAACTGGCGGACCGGCTGATGAGCTTCCTGGAGAGTCTGCCGCCGCGGACCCGCGAGGTCGTCGCCTACCGGGCGGCGTGGAAGCTCCTGTTCGGAGAAGACCTTTCAGCCTCGGCTCCGTGA